The Niastella koreensis GR20-10 genome includes a window with the following:
- a CDS encoding glycosyltransferase — MTSVLTQPERLKIFTWHIHGSYLYYLSQCNFDIYIPVNDRKNEGYYGRGKTFLFGDNVIEVPVGQVRNMEFDCILFQSEKNFRIDQYEVLSAEQRKLPAVYLEHNAPAPYAVDSSHPLYDPRVVLVHVTHYNKLMWKNNVPMIKVIQHGITEPSHSYTGELKKGIVVINHIKERGRITGWDIFERVRNEVPIDLAGMGTEHYGGLGEVLFPRLTAFTTRYRFLFNPIRHTSFGLSVCEAMMAGIPVVSLATTEYANLLHNGESAFINTNVDALIAGMKLLLSDHYLAATVGQHGRAVAQEQFNMARFVKEWNEVFHFAINEKMMTV, encoded by the coding sequence CTTTCTCAATGCAATTTTGATATTTACATTCCGGTAAACGATAGAAAGAACGAGGGCTATTATGGCCGCGGCAAAACATTCCTGTTTGGCGATAATGTAATAGAGGTTCCGGTTGGGCAGGTAAGAAACATGGAATTTGATTGTATCCTGTTTCAGTCGGAAAAGAATTTTCGCATCGATCAGTATGAAGTATTGTCAGCCGAGCAACGAAAATTGCCGGCTGTTTATCTGGAGCATAATGCTCCGGCTCCCTATGCAGTAGATTCCTCCCACCCTTTATATGATCCCCGGGTGGTGCTAGTGCATGTTACGCATTACAATAAATTGATGTGGAAGAACAATGTGCCGATGATCAAAGTAATTCAACATGGCATAACCGAGCCCTCCCACTCTTATACGGGCGAATTAAAGAAAGGGATCGTGGTGATCAATCATATCAAGGAGCGGGGCCGCATCACCGGCTGGGATATTTTTGAGCGGGTGCGGAATGAAGTGCCCATTGACCTGGCGGGCATGGGCACCGAACATTATGGAGGGCTGGGCGAAGTGCTGTTTCCCCGGTTAACTGCATTTACCACACGCTACCGGTTTTTATTTAATCCCATCCGGCATACCAGTTTTGGCTTATCGGTATGCGAGGCCATGATGGCGGGTATACCAGTGGTTTCACTGGCTACTACAGAATATGCCAACCTGCTGCATAATGGCGAATCGGCATTCATCAATACCAATGTGGATGCGCTGATTGCCGGGATGAAATTATTGTTAAGCGATCACTACCTGGCAGCAACGGTTGGCCAACATGGCCGGGCTGTTGCGCAGGAGCAATTTAATATGGCCCGGTTTGTTAAGGAATGGAACGAGGTGTTCCATTTTGCTATCAATGAAAAAATGATGACTGTATGA
- a CDS encoding glycosyltransferase family 4 protein, giving the protein MKNIAFISEHASPLALPGGIDNGGQNVYVAELSMQLARKGYRIDIFTRRDNMEVPDIVEWKPGVRVIHVTAGPPCYLPKEQLLKYMQEFTFHMLFFMSTQELYYEMIHAHFFMSALVASNIKKATGIPYVVTFHALGLVRQLHQKQQDGFPPERTMIEKHIVADANLVIAECPQDKEDLIEHYDADPARITIVPCGFNPREFYPIDKSVARDFLRLPQHDKIVLQLGRMVPRKGVDNVIRAIGIAKNYTRCNVKLLVVGGESDVPDPGLTPEIGRLQQVAIESGVYDLVTFTGRKPRSILKYYYAAADVFISTPWYEPFGITPLEAMACGTPVIGSNVGGIKYSVVHEHTGFLVPPHEPDLLADKICELLNDAPLHITMCKNSIKHVRRAFTWHKVAGDVHQVYNKALSDVQKQTKVPFTKKITDQAALLHIMNLLPVFKSSVI; this is encoded by the coding sequence ATGAAGAACATAGCATTTATCAGTGAGCATGCTTCGCCCCTGGCGTTGCCGGGTGGTATAGACAATGGCGGACAAAATGTATATGTAGCCGAACTAAGCATGCAGCTGGCCCGTAAGGGATACCGCATAGATATTTTTACCAGAAGGGATAATATGGAAGTGCCGGACATTGTAGAATGGAAGCCGGGCGTTCGGGTGATCCATGTAACGGCGGGCCCACCCTGTTACCTGCCGAAAGAGCAATTGTTAAAATATATGCAGGAATTCACTTTTCATATGCTGTTCTTTATGAGTACGCAGGAACTGTATTATGAAATGATCCATGCACATTTTTTTATGTCGGCCCTGGTTGCGTCCAATATAAAAAAGGCAACCGGCATTCCGTATGTGGTCACTTTTCATGCATTGGGACTGGTGCGTCAGCTGCACCAGAAACAGCAGGATGGATTTCCACCCGAAAGAACGATGATTGAAAAACATATTGTGGCCGATGCGAATCTGGTGATAGCGGAATGTCCGCAGGATAAAGAAGACCTGATTGAACATTACGATGCCGACCCGGCACGTATTACTATTGTGCCCTGTGGGTTCAACCCACGGGAGTTTTACCCGATTGATAAATCGGTGGCAAGGGATTTTTTGCGGTTGCCGCAACACGATAAAATAGTTCTTCAGTTAGGGAGGATGGTGCCCAGGAAAGGGGTAGATAATGTGATAAGAGCAATAGGCATTGCTAAAAATTATACCCGTTGCAATGTAAAGTTACTGGTGGTGGGTGGTGAAAGTGATGTGCCTGATCCGGGGTTAACACCGGAGATCGGCCGGTTGCAACAGGTGGCTATTGAAAGCGGTGTGTATGACCTGGTTACTTTCACCGGCCGCAAGCCCCGCTCCATCCTGAAATATTATTATGCCGCAGCCGATGTGTTTATTTCCACTCCCTGGTATGAACCCTTTGGTATTACGCCCCTGGAAGCTATGGCCTGTGGCACCCCGGTTATTGGCAGCAATGTGGGTGGTATAAAATACAGTGTGGTACACGAGCATACGGGTTTCCTGGTGCCACCACACGAACCCGACCTGCTGGCAGATAAAATATGCGAGTTGTTGAATGATGCGCCACTGCATATTACTATGTGTAAGAATTCCATTAAACATGTACGCCGTGCATTCACCTGGCATAAAGTAGCAGGCGATGTGCACCAGGTATACAATAAAGCATTGAGCGATGTTCAAAAACAAACAAAGGTCCCATTTACAAAAAAGATCACCGATCAGGCGGCCCTGCTTCACATTATGAACCTGCTTCCGGTTTTTAAAAGCTCGGTAATATGA
- a CDS encoding D-glycero-alpha-D-manno-heptose-1,7-bisphosphate 7-phosphatase, whose protein sequence is MKKAVFIDKDGTLIKNIPYNINTRLITFEEQVIPALRLLQSNGYQLILVSNQSGIAFGYFTEEEVNRVFGFLTTQLLLEGIQLNGFYYCPHHTEGVNRTYAKACYCRKPLPGLLLNAAMELDIDLESSWMIGDILDDCEAGNRAGCATILLNVGNETEWVLNNNRRPNYVCSSWSEAAGIIIQYANAKASVEHL, encoded by the coding sequence ATGAAAAAGGCTGTGTTTATTGATAAAGACGGTACGCTGATAAAAAATATTCCCTATAATATAAATACCAGGCTGATCACTTTTGAAGAACAGGTAATACCTGCGTTGCGGCTGTTACAGTCGAATGGGTACCAGTTGATCCTGGTAAGCAATCAATCCGGGATAGCCTTCGGTTATTTTACAGAGGAAGAGGTGAACCGGGTTTTCGGGTTTCTTACTACCCAATTGCTGTTGGAGGGCATACAGTTGAATGGTTTCTATTATTGCCCACATCATACAGAAGGAGTAAACCGTACTTATGCAAAAGCCTGTTATTGCCGCAAACCTTTACCGGGCCTGTTGTTGAATGCAGCCATGGAACTGGATATAGACCTGGAAAGTTCCTGGATGATCGGGGATATCCTGGACGATTGTGAGGCGGGTAACCGGGCGGGCTGCGCTACTATTTTATTAAATGTGGGCAATGAAACAGAATGGGTGTTGAATAATAACAGGCGCCCCAATTATGTATGCAGTAGCTGGAGTGAGGCTGCCGGCATTATAATTCAATATGCAAATGCAAAAGCCAGTGTGGAACACCTGTAA
- a CDS encoding glycosyltransferase family 9 protein has translation MQKPVWNTCKKILCIRADNMGDLIMTTPALKALKETFHCHITVLTSTMAQSITGYIPVIDEVIVRDLPWIKSNTATAGTDLIELAALLRSYQFDAAIIFTVYSQSALPAALFTMMAGIPLRLAYSRENPYDLLTHWLPDKEPYSFVQHQVKRDLALVAVTGAFTNDDRLLLVVSVEDRQRMQNKLQQASIDTSTGYLLFHPGVSEEKRKYPLQHWITLGQLVHDTGLPILLTGTTKEKELTSAIAAGIGDNATDVAGQFTTGEFIALTAGAAGVVSVNTATIHIAAACETPVVVLYALTNPQHTPWKVSGQVFPYDVPESLQSKNEVIGYVRDNRMMKQPALPRPAVIAQALESLLQQEKGDAYIAPDTLIL, from the coding sequence ATGCAAAAGCCAGTGTGGAACACCTGTAAGAAGATCCTGTGTATACGAGCTGATAATATGGGTGACCTCATTATGACTACGCCGGCATTAAAGGCATTGAAAGAAACCTTTCATTGCCATATTACGGTGTTAACTTCTACCATGGCCCAAAGCATTACAGGCTATATCCCGGTAATTGATGAAGTGATTGTCCGTGACCTGCCCTGGATAAAATCAAATACGGCCACTGCCGGTACAGACCTGATTGAACTGGCGGCGCTGTTGCGCAGCTATCAGTTTGATGCCGCGATCATATTTACTGTATATAGTCAAAGTGCATTACCGGCGGCCCTGTTTACCATGATGGCCGGTATTCCGTTACGATTGGCCTACAGCCGCGAGAACCCTTACGACCTGCTTACGCACTGGCTGCCCGATAAAGAACCTTATAGTTTTGTGCAGCACCAGGTAAAACGCGATCTGGCGCTGGTGGCAGTTACCGGTGCATTTACCAATGACGACCGCCTGCTGCTTGTTGTTAGCGTGGAAGACAGGCAACGCATGCAAAACAAATTACAGCAGGCCTCCATCGATACTTCAACGGGCTACCTTCTTTTTCATCCCGGAGTAAGTGAAGAAAAAAGAAAATATCCGCTGCAACACTGGATCACGCTGGGACAACTGGTGCATGATACTGGTTTGCCCATTTTGCTAACCGGCACCACTAAAGAAAAGGAATTGACAAGCGCCATTGCTGCGGGTATTGGTGACAATGCGACAGATGTGGCCGGGCAGTTTACTACGGGAGAATTTATTGCCCTTACAGCCGGTGCAGCCGGTGTTGTGTCAGTGAATACGGCCACCATACATATTGCAGCAGCCTGTGAAACTCCGGTAGTGGTGTTGTATGCCCTTACCAATCCGCAACATACACCCTGGAAGGTAAGCGGCCAGGTATTCCCTTATGATGTACCGGAAAGTTTACAAAGTAAAAATGAAGTGATCGGCTATGTACGTGATAACCGGATGATGAAGCAACCGGCGCTCCCCCGGCCTGCTGTTATTGCGCAGGCGCTGGAATCATTATTGCAGCAAGAGAAGGGTGATGCATACATAGCACCTGATACCCTGATACTGTAA
- a CDS encoding MFS transporter has protein sequence MVWRPEATLTEKQIQRGMNLVIGDGLASEAMTTFTSGTFLTAMVLLLNANNFQIGLLAGLPTITNVFQLLSVWLVRRFNNRRAVTVICSFLARTPLLIIGLLILISKTIPVESVIFILFFHYFFGSVAGPCWNAWMKDLVPERSLGDYFSRRTSYTQGLNIVLGLLTAFIVDYTKHHRVTEELNVYAGLFIAGGIAGMISAACLSATPEPLGIRTQGNIVNILQRPLRDQNFRHLLLFNSAWVFATNIATPFFVVFMMKRMGLSITYIIGFNIISQLCSILTVRMWGRFADTYSNKTIIALAAPLYILTLVGWCYVGIYTREYMNLLLLLVLHAGMGIANAGINLSLTNISLKLSPSEESVVYLSTKNIITALFSFIAPLVGGYLADYFSNRSVLIDAQYHSPHFQKVIHLFELHEFKFLFLIAAGLSFIAVELLVQVKETGEVEKDLVKKMIRSNIKSNLKEYFVIGQLIDLHDAFRNLIRKRLPGKRQRS, from the coding sequence ATGGTATGGCGGCCTGAAGCTACATTAACGGAGAAACAAATACAACGGGGCATGAACCTCGTAATTGGCGATGGACTGGCTTCTGAAGCCATGACCACCTTTACGAGCGGCACCTTCCTTACGGCCATGGTGCTTTTACTGAATGCCAATAATTTTCAGATTGGATTGCTGGCCGGGTTGCCTACTATTACCAACGTATTTCAGTTGTTGAGTGTATGGCTGGTGCGCCGGTTTAACAACAGGCGCGCTGTTACGGTGATCTGTTCTTTTCTGGCAAGAACCCCGTTGTTGATAATTGGGTTGCTGATCCTTATATCTAAAACCATTCCGGTTGAATCGGTGATCTTTATCCTGTTCTTTCATTATTTTTTTGGGTCGGTGGCTGGTCCCTGCTGGAATGCCTGGATGAAGGACCTGGTGCCTGAGCGGTCACTGGGCGATTATTTTTCGCGCCGTACCAGTTATACCCAGGGGTTGAATATTGTATTGGGATTGCTGACCGCCTTTATTGTTGATTATACCAAACACCACCGGGTTACGGAAGAGTTGAATGTGTATGCGGGTTTGTTTATTGCCGGCGGCATTGCAGGCATGATCAGCGCTGCCTGTTTATCGGCCACGCCCGAACCATTGGGCATAAGAACGCAGGGCAATATTGTAAACATCCTGCAACGTCCGTTACGCGACCAGAACTTCCGGCACCTGCTGCTCTTTAATTCGGCCTGGGTATTTGCCACCAATATAGCTACACCCTTCTTTGTTGTATTTATGATGAAGCGGATGGGGCTTTCCATTACGTATATTATCGGGTTCAACATCATCAGCCAGCTTTGCAGTATTTTAACCGTTCGCATGTGGGGACGGTTTGCAGATACCTACAGCAATAAAACCATTATCGCCCTTGCGGCGCCTTTGTATATCCTTACGCTGGTGGGCTGGTGTTATGTGGGCATCTATACCCGCGAATACATGAACCTGTTATTGTTGCTGGTATTGCATGCAGGCATGGGCATAGCCAATGCCGGTATTAACCTTTCGCTCACCAACATCAGTTTAAAACTTTCCCCTTCGGAAGAATCTGTTGTTTATCTCTCCACCAAAAATATCATCACGGCGCTTTTCTCCTTTATTGCCCCGTTGGTAGGCGGTTACCTGGCCGATTATTTCAGCAACCGTTCGGTTTTGATAGATGCGCAGTACCATAGCCCGCATTTTCAAAAAGTAATTCATTTGTTCGAGTTGCATGAGTTTAAATTCCTGTTCCTGATAGCTGCTGGTTTGTCCTTTATTGCCGTTGAGTTGCTGGTACAGGTAAAAGAAACCGGCGAAGTGGAAAAAGACCTGGTGAAGAAAATGATCCGCAGTAATATTAAAAGCAATCTTAAGGAATACTTTGTGATCGGCCAGCTGATAGATCTGCACGATGCGTTCAGGAATTTGATTCGCAAGAGGCTGCCTGGGAAAAGACAGCGTTCGTAG
- a CDS encoding STM4015 family protein, which produces MVSAHLQTFLNKPVQDFLPPTVIEPEKYVYRLSVHYDDEGVTISDLLEALVRDPQAANIKELIIGQFDSDVSESSFEVVDKLVSLKHDLKSLKALFIGEMTYEECEISWIRQTDITPVLKAYPELEHLQLRGGEGLSFSDLQHDNLTTLIIETGGLPPNVVQEVNAARLPKLQKLELWLGSNNYGFASKIEDFTPILSGKQFPQLTHLGLMDSELQDELALAAAQAPVVNQLKVLDLSKGVLTDKGGEALCDSTAIRNLQHLNLRHHFMSEDMMSRLKALNMSINLDDKREEDDDEYRFVEVAE; this is translated from the coding sequence ATGGTGAGCGCACATTTACAAACCTTTCTTAATAAACCTGTACAGGATTTTCTGCCGCCCACGGTGATTGAGCCGGAAAAATACGTTTACAGACTGAGCGTACATTACGACGATGAAGGGGTAACCATCAGCGACCTGCTGGAAGCATTGGTGCGCGACCCGCAGGCCGCCAATATAAAAGAACTGATCATTGGCCAGTTCGATAGCGATGTATCGGAATCGAGTTTTGAAGTAGTTGATAAACTCGTTTCCCTAAAACACGATCTGAAAAGTTTGAAAGCCTTATTCATCGGTGAAATGACCTATGAAGAATGCGAAATTTCCTGGATCAGGCAAACCGATATCACCCCTGTGTTAAAAGCCTATCCGGAGCTGGAACATTTGCAGCTCAGGGGCGGCGAAGGATTATCATTCAGCGATCTGCAACACGACAATCTCACCACCCTTATTATAGAAACCGGCGGCTTGCCGCCCAATGTAGTTCAGGAAGTGAATGCAGCCCGTTTGCCCAAACTGCAAAAGCTGGAACTGTGGCTCGGTTCAAACAACTATGGCTTTGCTTCCAAAATAGAAGATTTTACACCCATTTTATCAGGCAAACAATTCCCGCAATTAACGCACCTCGGCCTCATGGACAGTGAGCTGCAGGATGAACTTGCCCTCGCAGCGGCACAGGCGCCCGTTGTAAACCAGTTGAAAGTACTGGACCTTTCCAAAGGAGTATTAACCGATAAAGGCGGCGAAGCATTGTGCGACAGTACAGCCATTCGCAACCTGCAACACCTGAACCTGCGTCATCATTTTATGAGCGAAGACATGATGTCCCGGTTAAAGGCATTGAATATGTCAATTAACCTGGACGACAAACGGGAAGAAGACGACGATGAGTACCGTTTTGTTGAAGTAGCCGAATAA
- a CDS encoding heavy-metal-associated domain-containing protein — METVKFKTTIKCSGCVATVTPYLNEAVGENNWQVDTQDPNKILTVKTSDAAKENEVIQKLQQAGYKAEKIG, encoded by the coding sequence ATGGAAACAGTAAAATTCAAAACAACGATCAAATGCAGTGGCTGCGTGGCCACCGTAACGCCTTATTTAAATGAAGCAGTAGGCGAAAACAACTGGCAGGTTGATACGCAGGATCCCAATAAGATCCTGACGGTAAAAACCAGTGATGCAGCAAAAGAAAATGAAGTGATCCAAAAACTGCAGCAGGCAGGTTATAAAGCAGAAAAAATAGGCTAG
- a CDS encoding heavy metal translocating P-type ATPase yields the protein MSTIKKTFPVLEMTCAACAVSVESMLKSAAGVTDAGVNFANQSAWVQYDPAIATPATLQQTVRSIGYDLVIDEANSQQIQEAAQQDHYNELKQRTIWASVLSLPVVIIGMFFMNMPYGNYISMALTLPVIGWFGRSFFINAWKQARHGKANMDTLVALSTGIAFLFSAFNTLAPGFWHARGIHPHVYYEAAAVIIAFISLGKLLEERAKHNTATAIKKLMGLQPKTVRVLIDGKEQELPAADVLPGHLILVRPGEKIPVDGLVSTGSSFVDESMITGEPVPVQKEKDSKVFAGTVNQKGSFQFLAQKVGNDTLLAHIIKMVQEAQGSKAPVQKLVDKIAGIFVPVVIGISVLTFIVWMIAGGDNAFTNALLTSVTVLVIACPCALGLATPTAVMVGIGKGAENNILIKDAESLELAYKVDTVILDKTGTITEGKPVVTQMNWLAGKENNAILKQALYSLEVQSEHPLAEAVLHTLKQEGVQAGAITGFESITARGVTGIVSSNRYYVGNKQLIDEHRLTIDKTLLQQADRLQQQARTVIYFADAQKVLAIIAIADKIKSTSAKAVQQLQARGINVYMLTGDNEQTAAAIAAEAGIKNFKAGVLPTDKADFVKNLQAQNRVVAMVGDGINDSQALAQADVSIAMGRGSDIAMDVATMTLISSDLQSIPKALLLSRKTVRTIRQNLFWAFIYNLIGIPLAAGVLYAVNGFLLNPMIAGAAMALSSVSVVTNSLRLKTSKI from the coding sequence ATGAGTACCATAAAGAAAACCTTCCCCGTGCTGGAAATGACCTGCGCCGCGTGTGCAGTAAGCGTTGAATCGATGCTGAAATCGGCGGCCGGGGTAACAGATGCAGGGGTGAATTTCGCCAATCAAAGCGCCTGGGTGCAGTACGACCCGGCCATTGCTACGCCCGCCACACTACAACAAACCGTCCGTTCCATTGGCTACGACCTGGTTATCGATGAAGCAAACAGCCAGCAGATCCAGGAAGCCGCGCAGCAGGACCATTACAATGAATTAAAACAACGCACCATCTGGGCATCGGTATTATCATTGCCCGTGGTTATCATTGGCATGTTCTTTATGAATATGCCCTATGGCAATTACATTTCCATGGCCCTAACGCTGCCGGTTATAGGCTGGTTTGGCCGTTCGTTCTTTATAAATGCCTGGAAACAGGCCCGCCATGGCAAGGCCAATATGGATACGCTGGTGGCGCTAAGCACCGGGATTGCTTTTTTATTCAGCGCCTTTAATACACTGGCGCCCGGTTTCTGGCATGCAAGGGGCATTCACCCGCATGTATATTATGAAGCGGCGGCTGTGATCATTGCCTTTATTTCCCTGGGTAAATTACTGGAAGAAAGAGCCAAACACAATACGGCTACCGCCATTAAAAAACTGATGGGTTTACAGCCCAAAACAGTGCGTGTATTAATAGACGGCAAAGAACAGGAGCTGCCTGCTGCCGATGTATTGCCCGGCCACCTTATATTGGTTCGTCCCGGTGAAAAAATACCGGTGGATGGATTGGTAAGCACCGGTTCCTCCTTTGTTGATGAAAGCATGATCACCGGCGAACCTGTACCGGTTCAGAAAGAAAAAGACAGCAAGGTATTTGCGGGCACCGTGAACCAGAAAGGCAGCTTTCAGTTTCTGGCGCAAAAGGTAGGGAACGATACACTGCTGGCTCATATAATTAAAATGGTACAGGAAGCGCAGGGCAGTAAAGCGCCGGTTCAAAAACTGGTAGATAAAATTGCCGGCATTTTTGTACCGGTGGTAATAGGTATTTCGGTACTCACCTTCATTGTATGGATGATAGCCGGTGGCGATAATGCCTTCACCAATGCCTTGTTAACTTCCGTAACCGTGCTGGTAATTGCCTGTCCCTGTGCGTTGGGCCTGGCCACACCCACCGCCGTTATGGTAGGTATTGGCAAAGGCGCCGAGAACAACATTCTTATTAAAGATGCCGAAAGCCTGGAACTGGCTTATAAAGTTGATACGGTGATCCTGGATAAAACCGGCACTATCACTGAAGGTAAACCAGTAGTAACACAAATGAACTGGCTGGCCGGTAAAGAAAACAATGCCATCTTAAAACAAGCGCTGTATAGCCTGGAAGTACAATCAGAACATCCCCTGGCCGAAGCGGTGCTGCATACCTTAAAACAGGAAGGCGTACAGGCAGGCGCCATTACCGGTTTTGAAAGTATTACCGCACGGGGAGTAACCGGTATAGTGAGCAGCAACCGGTATTACGTGGGCAACAAACAACTGATCGATGAGCACCGCCTCACCATCGATAAAACCTTACTGCAACAGGCAGACCGCCTGCAACAACAGGCCCGTACCGTCATTTATTTTGCCGATGCTCAAAAGGTACTGGCCATCATTGCCATTGCCGATAAAATAAAATCCACTTCCGCTAAGGCTGTTCAGCAATTGCAGGCAAGAGGGATCAATGTATACATGCTCACGGGCGACAATGAACAAACAGCCGCAGCCATTGCTGCAGAAGCAGGTATTAAAAATTTCAAAGCCGGTGTGCTGCCAACGGATAAAGCAGACTTTGTGAAAAACTTACAGGCGCAAAACAGGGTAGTGGCCATGGTAGGTGATGGTATCAATGACTCGCAGGCATTGGCCCAGGCCGATGTAAGCATTGCCATGGGCAGGGGATCGGATATTGCCATGGATGTAGCCACCATGACGCTTATTTCTTCCGATCTGCAATCGATCCCCAAAGCCTTGTTGCTTTCCCGCAAAACGGTGCGCACCATCAGGCAGAACCTGTTCTGGGCATTTATTTATAACCTCATCGGCATTCCATTGGCAGCCGGGGTATTGTATGCGGTCAACGGGTTCCTGTTAAACCCCATGATCGCCGGCGCGGCAATGGCTTTAAGCTCCGTATCGGTAGTAACAAACAGTTTGCGATTAAAAACAAGTAAAATATAA
- a CDS encoding helix-turn-helix domain-containing protein, with the protein MQLYIKNMVCDRCILVIKEQLQKAGIPYTRVNLGEVELENEPTSAQLDQLNTSLTAIGFELLDDKKEKLVEKVKNIIIALVHRNEEGNNKKLSALLEEKLQLDYHYLSNLFSSTEGITIEKYTIRQRIERVKELLTYNELSLSEIADQMEYSSVQHLSQQFKKETGMTPSQFRELKDNTRKPLDKV; encoded by the coding sequence ATGCAACTCTATATAAAAAATATGGTATGCGACCGCTGTATCCTGGTAATAAAGGAACAATTGCAAAAGGCCGGCATCCCCTATACCCGGGTGAATTTAGGAGAAGTGGAACTGGAAAATGAACCCACATCCGCTCAACTCGATCAATTAAACACCAGCTTAACGGCCATTGGGTTTGAACTGCTCGACGATAAAAAAGAAAAGCTGGTAGAGAAAGTTAAGAATATCATAATTGCCCTTGTTCATCGCAACGAAGAAGGCAATAACAAAAAACTCTCCGCTTTGTTGGAAGAAAAATTGCAACTGGATTATCATTATTTATCCAACCTGTTTTCTTCCACCGAAGGCATTACCATTGAGAAATACACCATCCGCCAACGCATAGAACGCGTAAAGGAATTGCTTACCTATAATGAACTAAGCCTGAGCGAGATCGCCGACCAAATGGAATACAGCAGCGTTCAACACCTTTCCCAGCAGTTCAAGAAAGAAACGGGCATGACGCCGTCGCAGTTCAGGGAGCTGAAGGATAATACCCGGAAGCCCCTTGATAAGGTATAG
- a CDS encoding ankyrin repeat domain-containing protein — protein MNDERRNAFINAATFYGSPDEAEQMLAAHPEIATSDIHTAAITGNVELVREWLAENPANATAVSEPYGGTALVYLCLSKYLRLHKEKSDDFIRTATALLDAGADANAGFMTAAPYVEYITPLYGAAGLAHHTALTKLLLDRGAEPNDIEAVYHSPETWDNGAMALLVETGKLTRENLSMMLIRKIDWHDEQGLVYLLTHGADANGERKRGWHALHHALKRANGLPVFEHLLNAGADPNLSSNGITAITMAGCEGRGDVLKLFAQRGISTTQQGVFQLIAACALDDGDAVEKLAAQSPAIVAQIKDMGGELLARFSVCGNAAGIKHLLSLGIPANEPYRNGDGYYEIPTGSLAIHVAAYRGYPAVVKTLIAAGSPVDVADKNGRTPLALAIKACVDSYWMVRRSPDSVKALLDAGASVNNIPFPCGYSEVDVLIAAKR, from the coding sequence ATGAATGATGAAAGACGGAATGCCTTTATAAACGCGGCTACCTTTTATGGTTCGCCGGATGAAGCTGAACAAATGCTGGCTGCCCATCCCGAAATCGCTACCAGTGACATACATACGGCTGCCATTACCGGAAATGTGGAACTGGTGCGTGAGTGGCTGGCGGAAAACCCGGCAAATGCTACCGCGGTTTCGGAACCATATGGCGGTACGGCGCTGGTGTATCTGTGTCTTTCCAAATACCTGCGATTGCATAAAGAAAAAAGCGATGATTTTATCAGGACTGCTACGGCCTTACTCGATGCCGGTGCGGATGCCAATGCGGGGTTTATGACGGCTGCACCCTATGTTGAATATATAACGCCTTTATATGGCGCCGCCGGGCTGGCGCACCATACTGCATTGACCAAACTGTTGCTCGACCGTGGCGCCGAGCCTAACGATATTGAAGCTGTTTATCATTCGCCCGAAACCTGGGACAACGGGGCCATGGCATTACTGGTAGAAACCGGTAAGCTTACCAGGGAGAACCTGTCGATGATGCTGATAAGGAAAATTGACTGGCACGATGAGCAGGGCCTGGTATACCTTTTAACTCATGGCGCGGATGCCAATGGGGAAAGAAAGCGCGGCTGGCATGCGCTGCATCATGCCTTAAAGCGCGCCAATGGATTGCCGGTATTTGAACATTTACTCAATGCTGGCGCCGATCCGAATTTATCGAGCAATGGAATTACGGCCATTACCATGGCCGGTTGCGAAGGCCGGGGGGATGTATTGAAGTTATTTGCGCAACGCGGAATAAGTACCACGCAGCAAGGCGTTTTTCAATTGATAGCCGCCTGCGCGCTGGACGATGGCGATGCGGTAGAAAAACTGGCCGCACAGTCGCCGGCAATTGTTGCGCAAATAAAAGACATGGGTGGTGAACTGCTGGCCCGCTTTAGTGTTTGCGGTAATGCTGCGGGGATAAAGCATCTGTTGAGCCTGGGCATTCCCGCCAATGAACCTTACCGCAACGGCGATGGGTATTATGAAATACCAACCGGAAGCCTGGCCATTCATGTAGCTGCCTATCGTGGTTATCCGGCTGTAGTTAAAACCCTCATCGCTGCAGGTTCACCCGTTGATGTGGCCGATAAAAACGGACGAACACCGCTGGCCCTGGCCATCAAAGCCTGTGTGGATTCTTACTGGATGGTACGGCGTTCGCCCGATTCGGTTAAAGCATTACTGGATGCAGGAGCTTCTGTTAATAATATTCCTTTTCCTTGTGGATATAGTGAAGTAGATGTTTTGATTGCTGCTAAACGTTAA